The Vicia villosa cultivar HV-30 ecotype Madison, WI linkage group LG1, Vvil1.0, whole genome shotgun sequence genome includes a region encoding these proteins:
- the LOC131643483 gene encoding convicilin-like, which translates to MATTIKSRFPLLLLLGIIFLASVCVTYANYDEGREPSVPGQRERGRQEGEKEEKRHGEWRPSPEKEEDEEEKYKYEEGRVPGQRERGRQEGEKEEKRHGEWRPSEEDEEEKYRYEEGSEPRGPGQRETGRQEGEKEEQRRERHPQWESSYEKEEDEEEKQKYQYHREKKEQTEVRPGRERFERHEDEEQWRGIQRHEDPEERARERYRAEIAKRQVEEEREERDIPREREQRNPFLFKSNKFQTLFQNENGYIRRLQRFDKRSDLFENLQNYRLVEYRAKPHTIFLPQHIDADLILVVLSGRAILTVLSPNDRNSYNLERGDTIKLPAGTTSYLVNQDDEEDLRVVDLAIPVNRPGKVESYLLSGNKNQYLRGFSKNILEASFNTNYETIERVLLEEQDKESQQSIGQKRRSQRQETNALVKVSREQIEELKRLAKSSSEKGLSSQFEPINLRSHNPKYSNKFGKLFEITPEKKYPELQDLDLFVSSVDIEEGALMLPHYNSRAIVLLLVNEGRGNLELVGLKNEQQEQEERNNQLQRYEARLSPGDVVIIPAGHPVTVSASSNLNLLGFGINGENNRRNFLAGSDDNVINQIENPVKELTFPGSAREVNRLLKNQEHSHFASQESQRKRSPLSSILNA; encoded by the exons ATGGCTACCACAATCAAATCGCGATTTCCACTTTTGTTGTTGCTGGGAATTATCTTCCTAGCCTCCGTTTGTGTCACTTATGCCAATTACGATGAAGGTAGAGAACCTAGCGTTCCGGGACAAAGGGAAAGAGGTCGCCAAGAGGGTGAGAAAGAGGAAAAACGCCATGGAGAATGGAGACCTTCGCctgaaaaggaagaagatgaagaagagaagTACAAATATGAAGAAGGTAGGGTACCCGGACAAAGAGAAAGAGGTCGCCAAGAGGGCGAGAAAGAGGAAAAACGCCACGGAGAATGGAGACCTtcggaagaagatgaagaggagAAGTACAGATATGAAGAAGGTTCAGAACCTAGGGGACCAGGACAAAGAGAAACAGGTCGTCAGGAGGGCGAGAAAGAGGAACAACGCCGAGAACGACACCCTCAATGGGAATCTTCGTacgaaaaggaagaagatgaagaagagaaaCAGAAATATCAATATCATCGTGAAAAGAAGGAACAAACTGAAGTTCGACCTGGACGTGAAAGATTTGAAAGACATGAAGATGAAGAACAGTGGAGAGGAATTCAACGTCATGAAGATCCAGAAGAAAGGGCAAGGGAAAGGTATAGAGCGGAGATAGCAAAGAGGCAAGTAGAAGAAGAGAGGGAGGAAAGGGACATACCCCGTGAACGTGAACAAAGAAACCCCTTTTTGTTCAAGTCTAATAAGTTTCAGACACTCTTTCAAAACGAAAATGGCTACATTCGTCGCCTTCAAAGGTTCGACAAACGATCAGACTTATTCGAAAATCTTCAGAACTATCGTCTAGTGGAGTATAGAGCCAAACCCCACACCATCTTCCTCCCTCAACACATAGATGCTGACTTAATCCTTGTAGTCCTCAgtg GGAGAGCTATACTAACTGTGTTGAGTCCCAATGATAGAAATTCGTATAATCTTGAGCGTGGTGATACCATCAAACTTCCAGCAGGAACAACTTCTTATCTTGTTAAccaagatgatgaagaagatcttaGAGTGGTAGATCTTGCAATACCCGTGAACAGGCCTGGTAAAGTTGAG TCTTATCTCCTATCTGGAAATAAAAACCAATACTTGCGAGGATTCAGCAAGAATATTTTAGAGGCCTCGTTTAAT ACTAATTATGAGACCATAGAGAGGGTTCTTTTAGAAGAACAAGATAAAGAATCACAACAATCGATAGGCCAAAAAAGGAGATCACAAAGGCAAGAAACAAATGCATTAGTGAAAGTGTCAAGGGAACAAATTGAAGAACTCAAAAGGCTTGCCAAATCAAGCTCAGAGAAAGGCTTATCCTCTCAATTCGAACCAATCAATTTGAGAAGCCACAATCCAAAATATTCTAACAAGTTTGGCAAGTTATTTGAGATTACTCCGGAGAAAAAATACCCTGAACTTCAAGATTTAGATTTATTTGTTAGTTCCGTGGATATTGAAGAG GGAGCTCTGATGTTGCCACACTACAATTCAAGGGCTATAGTTTTACTATTAGTCAATGAAGGAAGAGGAAATCTTGAACTTGTGGGTTTAAAAAATGAGCAACAAGAACAAGAAGAAAGAAACAATCAACTCCAGAGGTATGAAGCTAGACTGTCTCCAGGTGACGTTGTTATTATTCCAGCAGGCCACCCAGTTACAGTCAGTGCTTCATCAAATCTGAATTTGCTTGGATTTGGTATCAATGGTGAGAACAATCGGAGAAACTTTCTTGCAG gttcGGACGACAATGTGATAAACCAAATAGAAAATCCAGTAAAAGAGCTTACATTCCCTGGATCTGCTCGAGAGGTGAATAGACTATTGAAGAACCAAGAACATTCTCACTTTGCAAGTCAAGAAAGCCAAAGAAAAAGGAGTCCTCTCTCTTCAATTCTGAACGcttaa
- the LOC131648829 gene encoding uncharacterized protein LOC131648829: MVVGTTVDGSVETSWKWEDCVITVDDLVFLVELIFLPLKRVYVVLGMDWLSSNSVLINCKERAILVPTVETILEDTMTTLLEVCEFPGVFPEDITTLPPEREVELSIDLVPKTTPVFVTPYRMSLVEISMYLLEN, encoded by the exons ATGGTAGTTGGCACGACAGTCGATGGAAGTGTAGAAACTTCTTGGAAATGGGAGGATTGTGTTATAACTGTTGATGATCTAGTCTTCCTAGTTGAATTGATTTTTCTACCACTTAAGAGGGTGTACGTGGttttgggaatggattggctttcttcCAATTCAGTGCTCATTAATTGTAAGGAAAGAGCCATCCTGGTCCCAACTGTTGAAACTATCCTAGAAGACACAATGACTACTCTATTGGAAG TTTGTGAATTTCCGGGAGTCTTCCCAGAGGATATCACTACCTTACCTCCAGAGAGGGAAGTGGAATTATCTATCGACTTGGTACCGAAAACAACCCCAGTTTTTGTTACTCCTTATCGAATGTCACTAGTTGAAATTAGCATGTATCTTCTCGAAAATTGA